From Aricia agestis chromosome 11, ilAriAges1.1, whole genome shotgun sequence, a single genomic window includes:
- the LOC121732103 gene encoding mediator of RNA polymerase II transcription subunit 9 yields the protein MENNNDHSDQNNFSPLSVEDVDVDFLPIVYEIIRSFEREYVDISARARESQDCSLKVLELQKKLEGARAQIKRLPGIEYNKQDQLKQFEILRTQLQLKQELLQKYRNMCSF from the exons atggaaaacaaCAATGATCATTCtgatcaaaataattttagccCGCTTTCTGTTGAAGACGTTGATGTAGATTTTTTACCCATTGTGTACGAAATTATACGCAG TTTCGAGAGGGAGTATGTGGATATATCAGCAAGGGCACGCGAATCCCAAGACTGCAGTCTAAAAGTGTTGGAATTGCAAAAGAAACTGGAAGGTGCTAGAGCACAG ATAAAGAGGTTGCCTGGCATAGAGTATAACAAACAGGACCAACTTAAGCAGTTTGAGATATTGAGAACTCAACTACAGCTAAAGCAGGAACTGTTACAAAAGTATCGTAATATGTGCtcattttaa
- the LOC121732101 gene encoding ATP-dependent RNA helicase DHX8 has protein sequence MDEVRKLEHLSLVSKICTELDNHLGLNDKDLAEFIIDLAEKNPEFENFKNALVENGAEFSDSFTSNLLRIIHHMKPSKTENQKDEKNAGSSNPLAAKFPGLAIPNDKPHKFSSDDDSDDDSKDTKHKRVTSKQMFQDDEKPKAKDKGNSVVDDAMAAFEALAPSNCKKNEEVKESVDTKAKKDYSRDRRERSRDRRSRSKHRSRERSRSRGRRGKSKDRRSRSRGRDRRKRSRSRHRSKSRDRSQRSKSRNRHHRSRSRDRRRRSRSRERRSKSRGYSPDRDDRGRHRDSKYNKGQRNRSPEVPMSEDPEPGKIYNGRVANIVPFGCFVQMEGLKKRWEGLVHISQLRAEGRVTNVSDVVSRGDKVKVKVLSMTGQKVSLTMKDVCQETGKDLNPTLPAQLEAEREGRNPDRPPPAATVLAGLQGGIDPDEDSSRKRVTRISSPERWEIKQMISSGVIDKSELPDFDEETGLLPKDEDGEADIEIELVEDEPPFLQGHGRALHDLSPVRIVKNPDGSLAQAAMMQSALAKERREQKMLQREQEMESLPTGLNKNWIDPLPESDGRALAANVRGTGVAPQDLPEWKKHVIGGKKSSFGKKTNLSLLEQRQSLPIYKLRDELTKAISDNQILIVIGETGSGKTTQITQYVCESGLAARGRVACTQPRRVAAMSVAKRVAEEFGCRLGQEVGYTIRFEDCTGPDTIIKYMTDGMLLRECLMDLDLKSYSVIMLDEAHERTIHTDVLFGLLKQAVQKRPELKLIVTSATLDAVKFSQYFFEAPIFTIPGRTFPVEVLYTKEPETDYLDASLITVMQIHLREPPGDVLLFLTGQEEIDTACEILYERMKSLGPDVPELIILPVYSALPSEMQTRIFEPAPPGSRKVVIATNIAETSLTIDGIYYVVDPGFVKQKVYNSKTGMDSLVVTPISQAAAKQRAGRAGRTGPGKTYRLYTERAYRDEMLPTPVPEIQRTNLATTVLQLKTMGINDLLHFDFMDAPPVESLIMALEQLHSLSALDAEGLLTRLGRRMAEFPLEPNLSKILIMSVALQCSDEILTVVSMLSVQNVFYRPKDKQALADQKKAKFNQPEGDHLTLLAVFNSWKNNKFSNAWCYENFVQIRTLKRAQDVRKQLLGIMDRHKLDVVSAGKNTVRIQKTICSGFFRNAAKKDPQEGYRTLVDSQVVYIHPSSALFNRQPEWVIYHELVQTTKEYMREVTTIDPKWLVEFAPAFFKFSDPTKLSRFKKNQRLEPLYNKYEEPNAWRISRVRRRRN, from the exons ATGGATGAAGTTCGCAAACTAGAGCACCTATCCCTCGTATCTAAAATCTGTACAGAATTAGATAACCACTTAGGACTAAACGATAAAGATTTGG cTGAATTTATCATAGATTTGGCAGAAAAAAATCCAGAATTTGAAAACTTTAAGAATGCTCTTGTTGAAAATGGTGCAGAATTCTCAGATTCATTTACTTCTAATTTATTACGTATCATCCATCACATGAAACCTTCAAAAACAGAAAAtcaaaaagatgaaaaaaatgcTGGAAGCTCGAATCCATTAGCTGCAAAATTTCCCGGCTTGGCAATTCCCAATGATAAACCACATAAGTTTTCCTCGGATGATGACAGTGATGATGATTCCAAAGATACTAAACATAAAAGAGTAACAAGCAAACAAATGTTTCAAGATGATGAAAAACCAAAGGCTAAGGATAAGGGCAATAGCGTCGTGGATGATGCTATGGCTGCATTTGAAGCACTAGCCCCatcaaattgtaaaaaaaatgaagaAGTCAAAGAATCTGTAGATACCAAAGCAAAGAAAGACTACTCAAGAGATAGAAGAGAAAGAAGTAGAGATAGGAGAAGTCGCAGTAAACATCGGAGTAGAGAAAGAAGTCGCAGTAGAGGAAGAAGAGGCAAAAGTAAAGACAGAAGAAGTAGAAGTCGTGGCAGAGATAGAAGGAAAAGGTCAAGAAGTCGGCACAGGTCTAAATCAAGAGACAGATCTCAGCGATCAAAATCGAGGAATAGACATCATAGGTCCAGGTCTAGAGACAGGCGGCGTAGATCTAGATCTAGAGAAAGAAGATCAAAGTCAAGAGGCTACTCTCCTGATAGGGATGATAGGGGGAGGCACAGAGATAGCAAATATAATAAAGGACAAAGAAACAGAAGTCCTGAAGTGCCAATGAGTGAGGATCCCGAACCTGGAAAG ATTTACAACGGCAGAGTGGCCAACATTGTGCCGTTTGGATGTTTTGTGCAAATGGAAGGGCTTAAGAAGAGATGGGAGGGTCTGGTGCACATCTCACAGCTGCGGGCCGAGGGCCGTGTCACCAACGTGTCAGATGTTGTCTCCAGAGGGGACAAAGTCAAA GTCAAAGTGCTATCAATGACTGGGCAAAAAGTCTCGCTCACCATGAAGGATGTATGCCAAGAGACTGGCAAAGATCTCAATCCAACTTTACCAGCACAGTTAGAG GCTGAGCGCGAAGGTCGCAACCCGGATCGTCCGCCGCCGGCAGCGACGGTGCTGGCGGGGCTGCAGGGCGGCATCGACCCCGACGAGGACTCCAGCCGGAAGCGCGTCACCAGGATCTCCAGCCCCGAGCGGTGGGAAATTAAACAG ATGATTTCATCGGGGGTCATAGACAAGAGCGAGTTGCCGGACTTCGACGAGGAGACCGGTCTTCTACCGAAGGACGAGGACGGCGAGGCGGACATAGAGATAGAACTCGTCGAGGACGAGCCCCCGTTCCTTCAAGGTCACGGGAGGGCTTTACATGACCTGTCTCCTGTGAGGATCGTTAAAAATCCGGATGGCTCTCTAGCCCAAGCCGCAATGATGCAATCGGCACTGGCTAAGGAAAGACGGGAGCAGAAGATGTTGCAACGGGAGCAGGAAATGGAGAGTCTGCCGACAGGCTTGAACAAGAATTGGATAGACCCACTGCCGGAGTCGGACGGGCGCGCGCTCGCCGCCAACGTGCGCGGCACCGGTGTCGCGCCGCAGGACCTCCCCGAGTGGAAGAAACACGTCATTGGTGGGAAGAAGTCATCGTTTGGAAAGAAAACTAATCTATCGCTATTGGAGCAGAGGCAGTCGCTGCCCATTTATAAACTGCGTGATGAGCTGACTAAG GCGATATCGGACAACCAGATCCTGATAGTGATCGGCGAGACGGGGTCGGGCAAGACGACGCAGATCACGCAGTACGTGTGCGAGAGCGGGCTGGCGGCGCGCGGGCGCGTGGCGTGCACGCAGCCGCGTCGCGTCGCCGCCATGTCCGTCGCCAAGCGCGTCGCCGAGGAGTTCGGTTGCCGGCTCGGCCAGGAAGTCGGATACACCATCCGTTTCGAGGACTGCACCGGACCTGACACCATCATCAA ATACATGACAGACGGTATGTTGCTGCGGGAGTGCCTCATGGACCTGGACCTCAAGAGCTACTCGGTGATCATGTTGGACGAGGCGCACGAGCGCACCATCCACACGGACGTGCTGTTCGGTCTGCTGAAGCAGGCGGTGCAGAAGCGGCCCGAGCTGAAGTTGATAGTTACGTCGGCGACGCTGGACGCCGTCAAGTTCTCGCAGTACTTCTTCGAGGCTCCCATTTTCACGATCCCCGGGCGCACGTTCCCGGTGGAGGTGCTGTACACGAAGGAGCCGGAGACGGACTACCTAGACGCGTCGCTCATCACCGTGATGCAGATCCACCTGCGCGAGCCGCCCGGCGACGTTCTGCTGTTTTTAACCGGTCAAGAAGAGATCGACACCGCGTGCGAGATCCTCTATGAGCGCATGAAGTCGCTTGGCCCCGACGTGCCCGAGCTCATCATCCTGCCCGTGTACTCGGCGCTGCCGTCCGAGATGCAGACGCGCATCTTCGAGCCCGCGCCGCCCGGCTCGCGCAAGGTCGTCATCGCGACCAACATCGCGGAGACCTCGCTGACGATAGACGGCATCTACTACGTAGTGGACCCCGGCTTCGTCAAGCAGAAGGTGTACAACTCGAAGACGGGCATGGACTCACTGGTGGTGACGCCGATCTCGCAGGCGGCGGCGAAGCAGCGGGCGGGACGCGCCGGCCGCACGGGGCCCGGCAAGACCTACCGCCTGTACACCGAGCGCGCCTACCGCGACGAGATGCTGCCCACGCCCGTGCCCGAGATACAGCGCACCAACCTCGCCACCACA GTGTTGCAGCTGAAGACGATGGGCATCAACGACCTGCTGCACTTCGACTTCATGGACGCGCCGCCGGTGGAGTCGCTCATCATGGCGCTGGAGCAGCTGCACTCGCTCTCCGCGCTCGACGCCGAGGGCCTGCTCACGCGGCTAGGCCGTCGG ATGGCAGAGTTCCCTCTGGAGCCGAACCTGTCCAAGATCCTGATCATGTCGGTGGCACTGCAGTGTTCCGACGAGATCCTCACAGTCGTCTCCATGCTGAGCGTCCAAAACGTGTTCTATCGGCCCAAGGACAAGCAGGCGCTAGCTGACCAGAAGAAGGCCAAGTTCAACCAGCCGGAGGGCGACCACCTCACACTTCTGGCCGTCTTCAACAGCTGGAAGAACAATAAATTCTCCAACGCGTGGTGCTACGAGAACTTCGTACAGATCCGCACGCTCAAGCGCGCGCAGGACGTGCGGAAACAGTTGCTCGGCATTATGGACAG GCACAAGTTGGACGTGGTGTCGGCGGGTAAGAATACTGTGCGCATTCAGAAGACGATATGCTCGGGTTTCTTCCGCAACGCCGCCAAGAAGGATCCACAAGAGGGATACCGCACGCTCGTCGACAGTCAAGTCGTCTACATACATCCTTCGAGCGCGCTCTTCAACCGCCAACCCGAATG
- the LOC121732104 gene encoding protein NCBP2AS2 homolog produces MPLRTLLRYLANNERLVQKIAESYPVRRAAQLAVSVFFRSKEKLADVDPQKINRIMSFINKFRQNIREGIEDAKKQIKK; encoded by the coding sequence atgcctCTACGTACACTTCTAAGGTATCTTGCAAACAACGAAAGGCTCGTTCAGAAGATTGCAGAATCTTATCCAGTGCGAAGGGCGGCCCAACTAGCTGTTTCTGTGTTCTTCAGGAGCAAGGAGAAACTAGCAGATGTCGATCCTCAAAAAATTAATAGAATAATGtcgtttataaataaatttcgcCAAAACATCAGAGAGGGAATCGAAGATgctaagaaacaaataaaaaagtag